Proteins encoded in a region of the Isosphaeraceae bacterium EP7 genome:
- a CDS encoding LysM peptidoglycan-binding domain-containing protein, whose amino-acid sequence MNDHESQAPLDSFGSGLGTPIDSDLAQSHDVAVSSADRLPDADLPEVDAPPSRGRLSLGRLTLPGRWETRVGIASLLSFLVLVTVLVINRKKGDVPTHPRGAPTVKKKSDGSPIEVAALDKVNRQPSNDPPPIMSLAVEGTANLEEAPTPPPTPVASNETAPTDSAKAEAVDAGLPTLPPDDEKDPVAATPAVAPPVAANSPTEPGMNPPEPPAPPVPVPAPTDPLAGALPVASEAPPVPVLPPVAEANPLPAEPEPAAVTALPTPEQAGQPAPPAPAEVPPAPSQQVTSTLPEVETPAAAPALATTTPPPAAAPEVKASPQPEAIAPKPSADVPVFTLTPASTEPVALPARASIEPKGPWVTLPNAKNRLIGAAGGGVIIAGSATSLAESSDDLKKERVQPIHHLVRGGDSFDSISQNYYGSGRFSRALWSANRSKVPRPGELTEGQTILIPPPEQLDRSLIVPAGKPLAQAGGAARPVTKTKRVASATQATDEAIALPIAPPRPRSAAVLQGDRDPIDPQYQEEYPRYRVRAYDTLRSIAKKKLGDSHRAAEIIDLNRDLLGDDVRVVAGQVIKLPEDARDR is encoded by the coding sequence TTGAACGATCACGAGTCCCAGGCGCCGCTCGACTCGTTCGGCTCCGGGCTAGGCACGCCGATCGACTCCGACCTGGCTCAATCGCACGACGTCGCGGTCTCCTCGGCCGACCGTCTCCCCGACGCCGACCTTCCCGAGGTCGACGCTCCGCCCTCGCGGGGGCGACTGAGCCTGGGCCGACTCACCCTGCCCGGCCGATGGGAGACGCGGGTCGGCATCGCTTCGCTCCTCTCGTTCCTGGTCCTCGTCACGGTGCTGGTGATCAACCGGAAGAAGGGCGACGTCCCGACGCACCCCCGGGGGGCGCCAACGGTCAAGAAGAAATCCGACGGATCGCCGATCGAGGTCGCCGCCCTCGACAAGGTGAACCGCCAGCCATCGAACGACCCTCCGCCGATCATGAGCCTTGCGGTAGAGGGCACTGCCAATCTCGAGGAGGCGCCGACCCCTCCGCCGACTCCGGTCGCATCCAACGAGACGGCACCGACCGATTCCGCCAAGGCCGAGGCCGTCGACGCGGGGCTTCCGACCCTTCCGCCCGATGACGAGAAGGACCCTGTGGCCGCGACGCCCGCCGTTGCTCCGCCGGTGGCTGCGAACTCGCCCACGGAACCCGGCATGAATCCGCCGGAACCGCCCGCACCTCCGGTGCCGGTGCCCGCGCCGACCGATCCCCTGGCCGGTGCGCTCCCGGTGGCTTCGGAAGCGCCGCCGGTGCCCGTTTTGCCGCCCGTCGCCGAGGCGAATCCTCTGCCCGCCGAACCCGAGCCCGCGGCCGTGACGGCCTTGCCGACGCCCGAACAAGCCGGACAGCCGGCCCCTCCTGCCCCTGCGGAGGTGCCGCCTGCGCCGAGCCAGCAAGTCACCTCCACGCTCCCCGAGGTCGAGACGCCGGCCGCAGCTCCGGCTCTCGCTACAACCACGCCTCCTCCCGCCGCTGCGCCCGAGGTGAAGGCCAGCCCTCAACCCGAGGCGATTGCGCCGAAGCCCTCCGCCGACGTTCCCGTCTTCACGTTGACACCGGCATCGACCGAGCCGGTCGCCCTCCCTGCGCGCGCCTCCATCGAGCCCAAGGGGCCCTGGGTGACGCTGCCCAACGCGAAGAATCGCCTGATCGGTGCGGCCGGCGGCGGTGTCATCATCGCCGGCTCGGCCACCTCGCTCGCTGAATCCTCGGACGACCTGAAGAAGGAGCGCGTCCAACCGATCCACCATCTCGTGCGTGGTGGCGACAGCTTCGACTCGATCTCGCAGAACTATTATGGATCGGGCCGGTTCTCGAGGGCCCTCTGGTCGGCCAACCGGTCGAAGGTCCCTCGGCCCGGCGAGTTGACTGAAGGCCAGACGATCCTGATCCCCCCGCCGGAGCAGCTCGACCGGTCGCTGATCGTCCCAGCGGGCAAGCCGTTGGCGCAGGCGGGCGGCGCGGCCAGGCCGGTGACCAAGACGAAGCGAGTCGCGTCCGCGACACAGGCGACCGACGAGGCGATCGCCCTGCCCATCGCTCCTCCCAGGCCCCGGTCCGCGGCCGTTCTCCAGGGAGACCGCGACCCGATCGACCCGCAATATCAGGAGGAGTATCCCCGATATCGCGTCCGGGCTTATGACACGCTTCGAAGCATCGCCAAGAAGAAGCTCGGCGACTCGCATCGCGCGGCCGAGATCATCGACCTGAATCGCGATCTTCTGGGCGACGACGTCCGTGTTGTCGCCGGCCAGGTGATCAAGCTCCCCGAGGATGCACGCGACCGGTAA
- the rsmH gene encoding 16S rRNA (cytosine(1402)-N(4))-methyltransferase RsmH — protein MPGDLASPIPLHRPVLLDEVVAWLAPREGAVLVDGTVGAGGHAAALAALVGPTGLVIGLDRDPEMLALAEASTLGLPVNLVRSAYSDVGKVLDDLQIDQVDGILLDLGLSSDQLAWTDRGFSFGADGPLDMRFGPDIRQTAADLVNELSADELADLFFQYGEERHSRRIAKRIVEVRRIEPFKTSVQLADVVRKSVPGKWGPIDPATRVFQALRIAVNDELGHLESVLAQLPDLLKAGGRAAIISFHSLEDRRVKEAFRDDRDLIPLTRKPVTATPEELAANPRSRSAKLRAAERCPNLIGPPTPPSLRMTAGRIGR, from the coding sequence TTGCCTGGCGATCTGGCGTCTCCAATCCCATTGCATCGGCCCGTCCTGCTCGATGAGGTCGTCGCCTGGCTGGCGCCCCGCGAGGGTGCCGTCCTGGTCGACGGGACCGTCGGGGCCGGGGGGCATGCTGCGGCCCTTGCGGCCTTGGTCGGCCCGACCGGCCTTGTGATCGGTCTGGACCGTGACCCGGAGATGCTCGCACTGGCCGAAGCCTCGACGCTCGGCCTCCCCGTCAATCTCGTCCGGTCCGCCTATTCCGATGTCGGCAAGGTCCTCGATGACCTCCAGATCGATCAGGTCGACGGCATTCTTCTCGACCTGGGGCTCTCCTCCGACCAGCTCGCCTGGACAGATCGGGGCTTCAGCTTCGGGGCAGACGGTCCGCTCGACATGCGATTCGGCCCCGACATCAGGCAGACGGCCGCCGACCTGGTCAACGAACTCTCGGCCGACGAACTGGCAGACCTCTTCTTCCAGTATGGGGAAGAGCGGCACAGCCGACGGATCGCGAAGCGGATTGTCGAGGTCAGGCGTATCGAGCCGTTCAAGACCAGCGTCCAGCTGGCCGATGTCGTCCGCAAGAGCGTTCCGGGGAAGTGGGGCCCGATCGACCCCGCCACCCGAGTCTTCCAGGCCCTCAGGATCGCCGTCAACGACGAACTGGGACACTTGGAGTCCGTGCTGGCACAACTCCCCGACTTGCTCAAGGCCGGGGGCCGCGCCGCGATCATCAGCTTCCACTCGCTGGAAGACCGGCGGGTCAAGGAAGCCTTCCGGGACGACCGCGACCTGATCCCTTTGACTCGGAAGCCCGTCACCGCGACGCCCGAGGAACTGGCCGCCAACCCCCGGTCTCGCAGCGCTAAACTGAGGGCCGCCGAGCGATGTCCGAATCTCATTGGACCTCCGACGCCACCGAGCCTCCGCATGACGGCGGGTCGGATCGGCCGTTGA
- a CDS encoding NYN domain-containing protein, giving the protein MANTDRDRSLAVFIDLENLAMGFQNQRKTKFEIQKVLERLVEKGKLIVKKAYADWSRYQAYTAPFHEAAIELIEIPKRSQTGKNSADIRLVVDAMDLAWSKPHVDTFVIVSGDSDFSPLVSKLKENGKHVIGLGMKGSTSELLRDNCDEFIYYEDLERQEQDDQQLVTNLYADLPERKRELYSLMIDACSALRRENHEFLYASMIKDTMKRKKPSFDESYYGFRSFTHMLEAADNEGVIDIERNHKSGTYVVTRFGERESPKPSLSPRQGQPQARKTH; this is encoded by the coding sequence ATGGCGAACACCGATCGGGATCGCAGCCTTGCCGTATTTATCGACCTGGAAAACCTCGCCATGGGTTTCCAGAATCAGCGCAAGACCAAATTCGAGATCCAGAAGGTCCTCGAACGGCTGGTCGAGAAGGGCAAGCTGATCGTCAAGAAGGCCTACGCCGACTGGAGTCGGTATCAGGCCTATACGGCCCCCTTCCACGAGGCGGCCATTGAGCTCATCGAGATCCCCAAGCGGAGCCAGACCGGCAAGAACTCGGCCGACATCCGCCTGGTTGTCGATGCCATGGACTTGGCCTGGTCCAAGCCACACGTGGATACGTTCGTCATCGTCTCCGGCGACAGCGACTTCTCGCCGCTCGTCTCCAAGCTCAAGGAGAACGGCAAGCACGTCATCGGCCTGGGCATGAAGGGCTCGACCTCTGAACTGCTCCGGGACAATTGCGACGAGTTCATCTATTACGAAGACCTCGAGCGCCAGGAGCAAGACGACCAGCAGCTCGTCACGAACCTCTACGCCGACTTGCCCGAGCGCAAACGCGAGCTCTATTCGCTGATGATCGATGCCTGCAGCGCCCTGAGGCGTGAGAATCACGAGTTCCTGTACGCGTCGATGATCAAGGACACCATGAAGCGGAAGAAGCCGTCCTTCGACGAGAGCTACTACGGCTTCCGCAGCTTCACCCACATGCTCGAGGCTGCCGACAACGAGGGCGTCATCGACATCGAGCGCAATCACAAGAGCGGCACCTACGTCGTGACCCGCTTCGGCGAGCGCGAAAGCCCCAAGCCCTCTCTCTCGCCCAGGCAAGGGCAGCCGCAGGCTCGCAAGACTCACTGA
- a CDS encoding RNA-binding protein — protein MIIYVGNLDYAMTSDDLRALFEPFGAVTFAEVQVKSRTGQSRGFGLVEMANGDEAQAAITALNNSDHRDRALKVNESRPRRTVRDMYAGGGWYGVGG, from the coding sequence ATGATCATTTACGTCGGGAACCTCGATTACGCAATGACTTCGGACGACCTCCGGGCCCTCTTCGAGCCTTTTGGCGCGGTGACGTTCGCTGAAGTGCAGGTCAAATCCCGCACCGGCCAGTCCCGCGGCTTCGGCCTGGTCGAGATGGCTAATGGCGATGAGGCCCAGGCTGCCATCACGGCCCTGAATAATAGCGATCATCGCGATCGAGCCTTGAAGGTCAACGAGTCCCGCCCTCGCCGGACTGTCCGCGACATGTATGCGGGCGGCGGCTGGTACGGTGTCGGCGGCTGA
- a CDS encoding carbonic anhydrase, giving the protein MLDIIYRYDPRWGLERLLPVDAADARRMLEQGNREFAQMVEFDKGDESTTTRIVPIDLEELGVAPADGTAPLHSPFAVVLGCSDARVPTELIFHQSCNDMFVVRVAGHVLGSECLGSIDYAIGTLAESLKVVVVLGHSRCGAITAAVDTFLAPANYLSYSNSHHLRSILDRLLSTVQGAAKTLVGIWGDSVVERPGYRDALIEMSVTLNAAVVAHTLRREYPQQGDSRIEVVFGVYDLVTRKVGARGLADEAEEGDSHLGDPPENLAEFLVFSSRLARHHTIRKLLELD; this is encoded by the coding sequence ATGCTGGACATCATCTACCGGTACGACCCACGCTGGGGGCTCGAGCGACTCTTGCCGGTCGACGCCGCGGATGCCCGCCGGATGCTGGAGCAGGGCAACCGCGAATTCGCCCAGATGGTCGAATTCGACAAGGGTGATGAGTCGACGACGACGCGGATCGTCCCCATCGACCTCGAAGAGTTGGGCGTCGCGCCCGCGGACGGGACGGCCCCACTGCACTCGCCCTTCGCGGTCGTGCTGGGATGCTCCGACGCGAGGGTGCCGACCGAGTTGATTTTCCACCAGTCGTGCAATGACATGTTCGTCGTCCGGGTGGCGGGCCATGTCCTGGGCAGCGAGTGCCTTGGGAGCATCGACTACGCGATCGGCACGCTGGCCGAGAGCCTGAAGGTTGTCGTCGTCCTGGGCCACAGCCGATGCGGCGCGATCACGGCGGCCGTCGACACGTTCCTCGCGCCGGCGAACTACCTCTCTTACTCGAACTCCCACCACCTCCGCTCGATCCTCGATCGTCTCCTCTCCACGGTCCAAGGGGCCGCGAAGACGTTAGTCGGCATCTGGGGCGATTCGGTGGTCGAGAGGCCCGGGTATCGCGATGCACTGATCGAGATGTCCGTCACGCTGAACGCCGCTGTGGTCGCCCACACACTCCGGCGAGAATATCCGCAGCAGGGCGATTCCAGGATCGAGGTCGTTTTCGGTGTGTACGACCTTGTGACTCGCAAAGTCGGGGCACGGGGCCTCGCGGACGAGGCCGAGGAGGGCGACTCACACCTGGGAGATCCGCCCGAGAACCTCGCCGAGTTCCTGGTATTCTCCAGCCGCCTCGCACGGCACCACACCATTCGCAAACTCCTGGAACTCGATTAA
- a CDS encoding Trm112 family protein — MINEQLLSLLVCPMGKAPLKLEGDQLVCTRCGARFRIQDDIPNMLIEEAELPEGCDTPANLVCAREGAVKSRP, encoded by the coding sequence ATGATTAATGAGCAACTCCTGTCGCTACTCGTTTGCCCGATGGGTAAAGCCCCACTGAAGCTCGAAGGAGATCAACTCGTCTGCACACGATGCGGGGCGCGATTCCGCATCCAGGACGACATCCCGAATATGCTCATCGAGGAGGCCGAGTTGCCGGAAGGGTGCGACACACCGGCCAACCTCGTCTGTGCGCGCGAGGGGGCCGTCAAGAGCCGCCCATAA